A genomic region of Equus caballus isolate H_3958 breed thoroughbred chromosome 1, TB-T2T, whole genome shotgun sequence contains the following coding sequences:
- the LOC100065212 gene encoding uncharacterized protein — translation MLLKEKRVRRQQMLQALVDFQCKAVNMQQTLTVRDAIHVAGVLHAITSRITRIVRVGKRMRDPRALPKARPNSTGPTAGDGSHLTTCGDPMGVDHSIPTLLCKEMMEGADNQGAGEQGRRVRQNMYGVIDHDSAGALLAKDRLERMSMKKIRKIKEMRPKVSSHLNVGTAAISITDADAQKTLNHKMAKRQKQPIHQLRIRPLPRLSRAGLSKCRLTISTIIRFSHPTRRNEYEIPAIRNEQKIGAEDLKCLLLAC, via the coding sequence ATGTTGTTGAAGGAGAAAAGGGTGCGGAGGCAGCAAATGTTACAGGCCCTGGTGGACTTCCAGTGCAAGGCAGTAAATATGCAGCAGACCCTAACCGTTAGAGACGCTATCCACGTTGCAGGGGTCCTCCATGCAATTACCAGCAGAATTACCAGAATAGTGAGAGTGGGGAAAAGAATGAGGGATCCGAGAGCGCTCCCGAAGGCCAGGCCCAACAGCACCGGCCCTACCGCAGGCGACGGTTCCCACCTTACTACATGCGGAGACCCTATGGGCGTCGACCACAGTATTCCAACCCTCCTGTGCAAGGAGATGATGGAGGGTGCTGACAACCAGGGTGCAGGAGAACAAGGTAGACGAGTGAGGCAGAATATGTATGGGGTTATAGACCACGATTCCGCAGGGGCCCTCCTCGCCAAAGACAGGCTAGAGAGGATGTCAATGAAGAAGATAAGGAAAATCAAGGAGATGAGACCCAAGGTCAGCAGCCACCTCAACGTCGGTACCGCCGCAATTTCAATTACAGACGCAGACGCCCAGAAAACCCTAAACCACAAGATGGCAAAGAGACAAAAGCAGCCGATCCACCAGCTGAGAATTCGTCCACTCCCAAGGCTGAGCAGGGCGGGGCTGAGTAAATGCCGGCTTACCATCTCTACCATCATCCGGTTTAGTCATCCaacaagaagaaatgaatatgaaattccagcaataagaaatgaacaaaagattGGAGCTGAAGACCTTAAGTGCTTGCTTTTGGCCTGTTGA